In the genome of Populus nigra chromosome 9, ddPopNigr1.1, whole genome shotgun sequence, one region contains:
- the LOC133702915 gene encoding pterin-4-alpha-carbinolamine dehydratase 2, mitochondrial-like, with translation MEDLAAKKCVPCNLKDLQAMTEESANDLLLKAAGWNLVNENGTLKLNRSWKVKSFTKGLELFKLVGNVAEAEGHHPDLHLVGWNNITIEIWTHAVGGLTENDFILAAKINGLNLHHLLRKKAAA, from the exons ATGGAAG ATTTGGCTGCAAAGAAGTGTGTGCCATGCAACCTGAAGGATCTACAAGCCATGACTGAAGAAAGTGCAAATGACCTTCTATTGAag GCTGCTGGGTGGAATTTGGTGAATGAAAATGGTACACTAAAGCTGAATCGTTCATGGAAAGTAAAGAGTTTCACTAAAGGGCTGGAACTATTCAAGCTTGTTGGGAATGTTGCTGAAGCAGAAG GTCACCATCCGGATCTTCATCTGGTTGGATGGAACAATATAACAATCGAGATATGGACTCATGCAGTGG GTGGACTAACGGAAAATGACTTCATACTTGCTGCTAAGATAAATGGGCTTAACCTGCACCACCTACTGAGGAAGAAGGCTGCTGCTTGA
- the LOC133703902 gene encoding probable methyltransferase At1g29790 → MGFTMGLNLVLVLAMVATNILSLYHLSSRVQSPKPPSDQQPVPDHLLHQLNTIRATISHLTRHQPPSTTPSPTTTKPSVPQDLLLYSHLSPIASSCHNHPDLLHKYMSYSPYSLCPHDSDLLAESLILHGCHPLPRRRCFSKTPPKPPSSLPRNPFPSSFLDSNVIWNKYPTCRSFSCLAKQNPSLGFDLNNEISKFMTYKTELDLPIPQLLQVAKSADSVIRLGIDIGGATGTFAARMKQYNVTVVTTTMNFNVPNNEVVAMRGLVPLHVPLQHRLPVFDGVVDLVRCGHAVNRWMPLTMMEFLFYDVDRVLRGGGYLWFDHFFSKRVDLDKVFGPLIGKLGYKKVKWAVGNKTDSSGLKNGEVYLTALLQKPV, encoded by the coding sequence ATGGGTTTCACCATGGGCTTGAACTTGGTACTTGTCCTAGCCATGGTGGCCACCAACATCCTTTCCCTCTACCATCTTTCCTCCCGCGTTCAATCTCCCAAGCCCCCATCTGATCAACAACCAGTACCTGACCACCTTCTCCACCAACTCAACACCATACGCGCCACCATCAGCCACCTCACGCGCCACCAGCCACCTTCCACCACCCCATCTCCCACCACTACCAAACCCTCCGTCCCTCAAGATCTCCTCCTTTATTCACACCTCTCACCTATAGCTTCTTCTTGCCATAATCACCCTGATCTTCTACACAAGTACATGAGCTACTCTCCTTATTCTCTTTGCCCTCATGACTCTGATCTTCTTGCTGAGTCCTTAATCCTCCATGGCTGCCACCCTCTCCCTCGCCGTCGATGCTTCTCCAAAACCCCACCAAAACCACCCTCTTCTCTACCTCGTAACCCTttcccttcttcttttctcGACTCCAATGTAATATGGAACAAGTATCCTACTTGCAGGTCATTTTCTTGCCTAGCTAAGCAAAACCCAAGTCTTGGTTTTGATCTAAATAATGAGATCTCCAAGTTCATGACCTATAAGACTGAGTTGGATCTCCCAATCCCGCAGTTGCTACAAGTAGCAAAATCAGCCGATTCTGTTATTAGACTCGGCATTGATATCGGTGGTGCTACTGGTACTTTTGCAGCTAGAATGAAGCAGTACAATGTGACTGTTGTCACTACAACAATGAATTTCAATGTGCCTAATAATGAAGTGGTGGCAATGAGGGGCTTAGTGCCACTTCATGTGCCATTGCAGCACAGGTTGCCAGTTTTTGATGGAGTGGTGGATCTGGTCAGATGTGGACACGCAGTGAATAGGTGGATGCCTTTGACAATGATGGAGTTTTTGTTCTATGATGTTGATAGAGTGTTGAGGGGTGGTGGCTACTTGTGGTTTGATCACTTCTTTAGTAAACGAGTAGATCTTGATAAGGTTTTTGGACCTTTGATTGGGAAATTGGGTTACAAGAAAGTAAAGTGGGCAGTTGGGAATAAAACTGATTCTAGTGGCTTGAAGAATGGGGAGGTTTACTTGACTGCACTCTTGCAAAAGCCTGTGTAA